The following proteins are encoded in a genomic region of Caminicella sporogenes DSM 14501:
- a CDS encoding 4-hydroxybutyrate dehydrogenase — protein MVKALEIKPIIHKFNTFEEFLCEFHLNEKDLVLTNEFLYKSFMKELNTKANFIFQEKYGKGEPSDEMIDKIINDAKKYDYNRVIAIGGGSIIDIAKLLVVKDAKSALELFEKKIPIVKEKELIIIPTTCGTGSEVTNITISEIKSKKTKMGLASDELYADYAVLIPEIVKGLPYKFFVTSSVDALIHALESYVSPKSTCFTELFAVKAIELILEGYMEIIEKGPEHRINIIENFVIGSNYAGIAFGNTGVGAVHAMSYPLGGTYHIPHGEANYLMFTEVFETYNRLKPEGKIKNINAILRKILKIGESKNVYEALAEVLDKLLERKPLREYGMKESEIESFTDSVIKSQQRLLINNYVSLSRENMIDIYRKLY, from the coding sequence ATGGTGAAGGCATTAGAAATAAAACCAATTATACATAAATTTAATACTTTTGAGGAATTTTTGTGTGAATTTCATCTGAATGAGAAAGATTTAGTTCTTACTAATGAATTTTTGTATAAATCTTTTATGAAAGAGTTAAATACAAAGGCTAATTTTATTTTTCAGGAAAAGTATGGTAAAGGAGAACCTTCAGATGAAATGATAGATAAAATTATAAATGATGCAAAAAAATATGATTATAATAGAGTTATTGCTATTGGTGGCGGCTCTATTATAGATATAGCAAAACTTTTAGTAGTTAAAGATGCAAAAAGTGCTTTAGAATTATTTGAAAAAAAGATTCCAATAGTTAAAGAAAAAGAATTGATAATAATACCTACAACTTGTGGAACTGGAAGTGAAGTTACAAATATAACAATATCAGAGATTAAAAGTAAAAAAACAAAAATGGGACTTGCATCAGATGAACTTTATGCAGATTATGCTGTATTAATACCTGAAATCGTTAAGGGACTTCCTTATAAATTTTTTGTAACAAGTTCAGTAGATGCATTAATTCATGCACTTGAGTCATATGTATCTCCAAAGTCTACATGTTTTACTGAATTGTTTGCAGTGAAGGCCATTGAGCTTATATTAGAAGGCTATATGGAAATTATTGAAAAAGGTCCTGAACATAGAATTAATATAATTGAAAATTTTGTAATAGGAAGCAATTATGCAGGAATAGCATTTGGAAATACTGGAGTAGGTGCAGTTCATGCCATGTCGTATCCATTAGGTGGAACATATCATATTCCTCATGGTGAGGCAAATTATCTTATGTTTACTGAAGTGTTTGAAACTTACAATAGGTTAAAACCAGAAGGAAAAATAAAAAATATAAATGCAATTCTTAGAAAAATACTTAAAATAGGTGAAAGTAAAAATGTTTATGAAGCTTTAGCAGAAGTTTTAGATAAATTACTTGAAAGAAAACCATTAAGGGAATATGGAATGAAAGAAAGTGAGATAGAAAGTTTTACAGATAGTGTTATAAAATCGCAGCAGAGACTTTTAATAAATAATTATGTTTCGCTTTCAAGAGAAAATATGATAGATATATATAGGAAACTATACTAA